A section of the Humulus lupulus chromosome 2, drHumLupu1.1, whole genome shotgun sequence genome encodes:
- the LOC133818789 gene encoding pentatricopeptide repeat-containing protein At5g14770, mitochondrial: MKKKMEVIGVPLNAQAKTLLLRRFSLHTHFFTFLSTKHHFCTTPPLPPPSISKTHQNKPLFAPSHHHQTTYFPYPSPPLMKAHLYTSFFCTLIHLYLSGGRFWNATDSFYAMRNHGLVPVLPLWNRLLYQFNAYGLVSQVRLLYCDMLSCGVVPNVFTYNILVHSLCKVGELVPALDLLREAEIDTVTYNTVIWGFCKKGLAFQGLGFLSEMVKRGIPIDSYTCNTLAKGFCQIGFVDHGRRVLKDIIKGGVQGDVVGLNTLIDGYCKVGEISHALKLMEDVREGEFPNIVSYNSLIDGFCKMGDFKKAKCLIDQILRLQKDEASADLDVDDVRSEDVVYMKPNLVTYSTIIGAYCKQYELDEALSLYEEMVMNGIFPDVVTYSSILYGLCKHGRIIEAKVLMREMEKMGVHPNHFSYTILIDSLFKSKFAVEAYMFQSQMVVRGIIFDVVVYSAMIDGLFKVGKAKEAEDMYQILLKLNLLPSHVTYSILINGYCKLGDVSSALSILHEMERKHIYPNVITYSSIINCYAKKGMLDEAINLVRKMKQQNILPNVHIYATLIDGYFKAGKQELALDLYNEMKFAGLEENNFVLDAFVKIMKETRMMCNVQELVEDMMSRSISLDLVNYTSLMDSFFKLGNESSALNLAQEMTDKNVGFDVVAYNVLLNGLSRLGKYEVESIYNGMKEMGFAPDKATHNIIINAYCRQDNSQRAFILWNEMINQGFIPNSNTSNSLIKGLCKAGEVEKAMDVLNKMLVYGSPPSPTIHRVLLDVSSKSSRADAILQMHEKLVRFGLKLDRAVYSNLITVLCRLGMTKKATAVLKEMIGAGILADISTFNALIRGYCISSHLSKAFDTYLQMLSERVPPNIDTCNFLLEGLYGAGLMKEAENLLNEMKERGCVPEASTYNILLSGHGKIGNRREYMKLYIEMISKGFVPRTGTYNVLIGDFAKAGKMSQARELMNEMLSRGILPNSSTYDILICGWCKLSKHPELDRALKNSYLGEAKRLLKEMSEKGYTPCESTQLCISATFARRGKKANAVKLLNEMYNRKNT; encoded by the coding sequence atgaaaaaaaaaatggaagttaTAGGAGTGCCTTTGAACGCGCAGGCAAAGACCCTCCTCCTCCGTCGTTTCTCTCTGCACACTCACTTCTTCACTTTCCTATCAACTAAACACCATTTCTGCACCACCCCTCCTCTTCCCCCTCCTTCAATCtccaaaacccatcaaaacaaaCCTCTCTTTGCCCCTTCCCATCATCACCAAACtacctattttccttacccatCTCCGCCATTGATGAAGGCTCACTTGTATACGTCTTTCTTTTGCACACTCATTCACCTCTACTTATCTGGTGGAAGATTTTGGAATGCAACAGACTCTTTCTATGCTATGCGAAATCACGGCCTTGTTCCCGTTTTACCGTTATGGAATCGACTTCTATACCAATTCAATGCTTATGGTTTGGTTTCACAGGTAAGGCTTCTTTACTGTGATATGCTCTCTTGTGGGGTTGTGCCTAATGTTTTTACTTATAACATATTGGTTCATTCACTCTGCAAAGTGGGAGAGTTGGTACCTGCTTTGGATTTGCTTAGAGAGGCTGAAATTGATACTGTTACTTATAATACTGtcatttggggattttgtaagAAAGGCTTGGCTTTTCAAGGTCTTGGATTTCTGTCTGAAATGGTGAAGAGGGGTATCCCTATTGATTCTTATACGTGCAATACATTAGCGAAGGGGTTTTGCCAAATTGGATTTGTAGATCATGGGAGGCGGGTTCTCAAGGATATAATTAAGGGAGGGGTTCAAGGGGATGTTGTTGGTTTGAACACCTTGATAGATGGGTACTGCAAAGTTGGAGAGATAAGTCATGCTCTCAAGTTGATGGAGGATGTAAGAGAGGGTGAATTTCCCAATATTGTTAGTTACAATTCTCTTATCGATGGGTTTTGCAAGATGGGTGATTTTAAAAAGGCCAAATGTCTTATTGATCAGATTCTAAGATTGCAAAAGGATGAGGCTAGTGCTGATTTGGATGTTGATGATGTTCGGAGTGAGGACGTAGTGTATATGAAACCAAACCTTGTTACATACTCGACGATTATCGGTGCATATTGTAAACAGTATGAGCTCGATGAAGCTCTTTCTTTGTATGAAGAAATGGTAATGAATGGAATATTTCCTGATGTGGTAACATATAGCTCCATTTTGTATGGCCTTTGTAAGCATGGGAGAATAATAGAGGCAAAAGTGCTTATGAGGGAGATGGAGAAGATGGGTGTGCATCCAAATCATTTCTCTTATACTATTCTAATTGATTCCTTGTTTAAGTCAAAGTTTGCAGTGGAAGCCTATATGTTTCAAAGCCAAATGGTGGTGCGCGGAATTATTTTTGATGTGGTTGTGTATTCTGCCATGATAGATGGGCTTTTTAAGGTTGGAAAAGCCAAGGAGGCTGAGGACATGTATCAAATTCTTTTAAAGCTTAATTTACTACCTAGCCATGTCACATATTCTATATTAATAAATGGATATTGCAAATTAGGAGATGTGAGTAGTGCACTGTCCATCCTTCATGAAATGGAGCGGAAGCATATTTACCCAAATGTCATTACGTATTCCTCAATTATAAATTGCTATGCAAAGAAAGGCATGCTTGATGAAGCTATTAATTTAGTGAGGAAGATGAAGCAGCAAAATATCCTGCCAAATGTACATATTTATGCAACACTAATTGATGGGTATTTCAAGGCAGGTAAGCAAGAACTTGCTCTTGATCTTTACAATGAAATGAAATTTGCAGGATTGGAGGAAAACAACTTTGTACTTGATGCTTTTGTGAAAATTATGAAAGAAACTAGAATGATGTGCAATGTTCAAGAATTAGTTGAAGATATGATGTCTAGGAGCATCTCACTTGACCTTGTTAATTACACATCTTTAATGGATAGTTTTTTTAAATTGGGAAATGAGTCTTCTGCTCTTAACTTGGCCCAAGAAATGACAGATAAAAATGTAGGATTTGATGTTGTTGCATATAATGTCTTGTTAAATGGTTTGTCAAGGCTTGGGAAGTATGAAGTAGAGTCCATCTACAATGGAATGAAAGAGATGGGTTTCGCTCCGGACAAGGCTACCCACAACATCATAATTAATGCATATTGTAGACAGGATAATTCACAACGTGCCTTTATACTCTGGAATGAGATGATAAACCAAGGTTTTATTCCAAATTCAAATACTTCGAACAGCCTTATAAAAGGGCTTTGTAAAGCTGGTGAAGTTGAGAAAGCAATGGATGTCTTAAATAAAATGTTGGTGTATGGATCTCCCCCCTCCCCAACTATTCATAGAGTGCTCCTTGATGTGTCTTCAAAGAGTAGCCGGGCTGATGCAATTTTGCAAATGCATGAGAAACTTGTGCGTTTTGGGCTTAAACTTGACCGGGCTGTTTACAGTAATTTAATCACTGTCTTATGCAGGTTAGGAATGACTAAAAAGGCTACGGCCGTGTTGAAAGAAATGATAGGAGCAGGAATTTTAGCAGATATTTCTACTTTCAATGCACTTATACGGGGATATTGCATAAGCAGCCATTTATCAAAGGCTTTTGATACATACTTGCAGATGTTATCTGAAAGAGTTCCTCCTAACATTGATACTTGCAACTTTCTTTTAGAGGGCCTTTATGGTGCTGGTTTGATGAAAGAGGCAGAAAATTTATTAAATGAAATGAAGGAGAGAGGTTGTGTTCCTGAGGCTTCTACTTACAATATTTTGCTTTCTGGCCATGGTAAGATTGGAAATAGAAGGGAATATATGAAACTCTATATTGAAATGATAAGCAAAGGTTTTGTCCCCAGAACTGGCACCTATAATGTGCTCATTGGTGATTTTGCAAAGGCGGGGAAGATGAGCCAAGCAAGGGAACTTATGAATGAAATGCTATCTAGGGGAATATTGCCCAACTCTTCAACTTATGACATACTTATCTGTGGTTGGTGTAAGCTATCAAAGCATCCAGAGTTGGACAGGGCACTGAAAAATTCCTATCTAGGTGAAGCCAAAAGATTGTTGAAGGAAATGAGTGAGAAGGGATACACTCCTTGTGAAAGTACGCAATTATGTATAAGCGCTACCTTTGCTAGACGAGGAAAAAAAGCTAATGCTGTGAAGCTGTTGAATGAAATGTACAATAGAAAAAACACATGA
- the LOC133814994 gene encoding flavonol 7-O-rhamnosyltransferase-like: protein MPQSEFSETKSNKSHILVIPYPAPGHLLPLMELTYQLALHDLAITIVITPKNLPILQPLLSLCPSIQTLILPFPAHPAVPVGVENMQELPISFLPNILSALSQLHDPVLQWLQSHPSPPTAIISDLFLGTWTYPLALRLGIRRLGFAPVHAHTLYGWWSSVEKKYHELKKMEDYVLESHAANMASWGVILNTFSDLEGELLSLLKKKILGHDRVWAVGPLLSFPVKTDPNISTNKVMAWLDMCKVDNSVVYVGFGSQITLNGAQMEALANALYKSGVQFIWAVKEPMKGAQKKESDNSVVPTWFEDRTAGKGLVLRGWVPQAAILGHGAVGTYLTHCGWNSMLEGLLSGVLMLAWPMQADHYENAELMVDELNAAVRVCEGLDIVPDPTKLAKVLAESVGQTQVQRARALELGNIGLRSIKPGGSSHIELEALVKDLSLEMKLELE, encoded by the coding sequence ATGCCACAGTCGGAGTTTTCGGAGACCAAGTCGAACAAGTCACATATCTTGGTGATACCATATCCAGCACCAGGCCACTTGCTCCCTCTAATGGAACTAACCTACCAACTAGCACTTCATGACTTAGCCATTACAATAGTTATCACACCCAAAAACCTTCCCATTCTTCAACCTCTTCTCTCTCTTTGTCCTTCTATCCAAACCTTAATTCTTCCATTCCCTGCCCACCCGGCGGTCCCTGTCGGcgtggaaaacatgcaagaactCCCCATATCTTTCCTCCCAAACATCTTATCCGCTTTGTCCCAACTCCATGACCCTGTTCTTCAATGGCTTCAGTCCCATCCTTCTCCTCCAACGGCCATAATCTCTGACTTGTTCCTCGGTACTTGGACGTACCCTTTGGCTCTCCGTCTCGGTATTCGAAGGCTAGGGTTCGCTCCCGTCCACGCTCACACTTTGTATGGATGGTGGAGTAGCGTGGAGAAGAAATACCATGAATTGAAGAAGATGGAAGATTACGTGCTAGAGAGTCATGCTGCTAATATGGCCAGTTGGGGTGTAATTCTCAACACATTTTCTGACTTGGAGGGCGAGTTATTGAGCCTCTTGAAGAAAAAGATTTTGGGCCATGACAGGGTCTGGGCTGTTGGTCCATTACTCTCCTTCCCAGTCAAGACAGATCCTAATATCTCTACAAACAAGGTTATGGCTTGGTTGGATATGTGCAAAGTAGATAACTCAGTTGTTTACGTTGGTTTCGGAAGCCAAATCACTTTGAACGGAGCTCAAATGGAGGCTCTAGCAAATGCACTTTATAAGAGTGGGGTTCAGTTCATTTGGGCCGTGAAAGAGCCCATGAAGGGAGCTCAAAAGAAAGAAAGTGACAACAGTGTGGTCCCCACATGGTTCGAAGATCGTACGGCCGGTAAGGGTCTAGTACTTAGAGGATGGGTCCCACAAGCGGCGATCTTAGGGCATGGCGCTGTGGGTACGTACTTGACACATTGTGGTTGGAACTCGATGCTGGAAGGACTTCTTTCGGGTGTACTAATGCTTGCATGGCCTATGCAAGCTGATCACTACGAGAACGCGGAGCTAATGGTCGATGAGCTTAATGCGGCGGTTCGTGTCTGCGAGGGTTTGGACATCGTGCCGGACCCTACCAAGTTGGCAAAAGTGTTGGCAGAGTCAGTTGGTCAAACTCAGGTTCAGAGAGCTCGTGCTTTGGAGTTGGGAAACATAGGTTTGAGATCAATTAAGCCAGGTGGGAGTTCTCATATCGAGTTGGAAGCACTGGTCAAAGACTTGTCTCTTGAAATGAAATTGGAACTAGAGTAG